CGTGCGGCACCTGCTCGGTGTGCTGCGAGATCGATGAGGGGCGTTTCGTCGACCTGATCGAGATCGACGCCGCGAGCCGGACCAAGGTCGAGGACACCCGTGAACTGCTGGACAACGTGCAGTACGCACCGAGCCGCGGGCGCTTCAAGGTCTACCTGATCGACGAAGTGCACATGCTCTCCAGTCACTCGTTCAACGCGTTGCTCAAGACCCTCGAAGAGCCGCCGCCCTACGTCAAGTTCATCCTGGCGACCACCGATCCGCAGAAGCTGCCGGCGACCATCCTGTCGCGCTGCCTGCAGTTTTCCCTGAAAAACATGACCCCCGAACGGGTGGTGGAGCACCTCAGTCATGTGCTGGGCGTGGAGAACGTGCCGTTCGAGGACGATGCGCTGTGGCTGCTGGGCCGCGCCGCCGACGGCTCGATGCGCGACGCCATGAGCCTGACCGACCAGGCCATCGCCTTCGGTGAGGGCAAGGTCATGGCCGCCGATGTGCGGGCCATGCTCGGCACCCTCGATCATGGCCAGGTCTACGACGTGCTGCATGCCTTGATCAATGGCGATGCCAAGGCGCTGCTGGAAGCGGTACGTCATCTGGCGGAGCAAGGTCCGGACTGGAACGGCGTACTCTCGGAAATTCTCAACGTGCTGCACCGGGTAGCGATCGCCCAGGCCCTGCCGGAAGGGGTCGACAACGGTCATGGCGACCGCGATCGGGTGCTGGCCCTGGCCCAGGCGCTGCCGGCCGAAGACGTGCAGTTCTATTACCAGATGGGCCTGATCGGCCGCCGCGACCTGCCCTTGGCGCCGGATCCGCGGGGGGGCTTCGAGATGGTCCTGCTGCGGATGCTGGCCTTCCGCCCGGCGGATACGGCGGATGCGCCGAGACAGCCGCTAAAGCCAGTGGGGATCAGCCAGGCCACAGTTGATTCCGCCCAAGCCGTGGCGGCACCAGCTCCTGCTGTGCCTGTGGCTGCCGTTGCGCCGATTGCCAGCGCGCCGGTTGCGGCTGCCGCGCCCGTTCCAGCGCCGGCGGCCGCTCCAGCACCTGTCGTGCCGGAGGTGGTCCAAGCGCTGGTCGTTGAACCAGAGCCGGCGGTCGCTGAAGAAGTGATCGACCTGCCTTGGAATGATCCGGTAGAGCCGCCGGCGGAGCAGCAGGCCGCTGTGGAGCCGCTGCTGGACGTGGTTGCCGAACAGCCCGAGCTGACGCCGATGCCGACTCCTGCGCCGGACAGCGTGGTGCCGGACGCGCCGGAGTGGGTCAGTGCGCCGGTGCCCGAGCCGAGTGTGGCCGAGGTCGATGCCGCCACACCGGGAATCGACCTGGACGACGAACCGCCCCTGGACGAGGACTACATCGAGCCGGACATGGATTCGGCCTACAGCTACCTCGACGAACTGGCCAGCGAGCACGCCGCCGAACCGGCCCCGGAACCCGAGCCGGAGCCCGCCGCCAAGCCGGCCACCGGCCTGGCCCTGGAGTGGCTGGAACTGTTTCCCAAGCTGCCGATTTCCGGCATGACCGGTAGCATCGCCGCCAACTGCACCCTGATGGCTGTGGATGGCGACAATTGGCTGCTGCACCTGGACCCGGCCCATAGCGCCCTGTTCAACGCCACTCAGCAGCGTCGTCTCAACGACGCGTTGAACCAGTACCATGGCCGCACCCTCAACCTGGCCATCGAGCTGATCAAGCCCGAGCAGGAAACCCCGGCCCAGGCGGCTTCACGGCGCCGCGCCGACCGTCAGCGCGAGGCGGAGGATTCGATCCACGGTGATCCGTTCATCCAGCAGATGGTCCAGGAGTTCGGCGCCTTGGTGCGCCACGATACTATTGAACCTGTCGAGGCCCCGGCCGCGCAGGGTTGATTGCTTAAAGGGCGCCGGGCCGCGGGCCGGGCGCTGTTTCCATCCCCGTACTTTGAGGTAATTCCCATGATGAAAGGTGGCATGGCCGGCCTGATGAAGCAGGCACAGCAGATGCAGGAAAAAATGGCCAAGATGCAGGAAGAACTGGCCAACGCTGAAGTCACCGGCAAGGCCGGCGGCGACATGGTCACTGTGGTCATGACCGGCCGTCATGACATCAAGCGCGTGAGCATCGACCCGAGCCTGCTCGAAGGCGTCAGCGAAGATGACCGTGAAGTGCTGGAAGACCTGTTTGCCGCGGCGGTCAACGACGCCGTGCGCAAGATCGAGTCCAACAGCCAGGAAAAAATGTCCGGCATGACCGCCGGCATGCAACTGCCTCCAGGCATGAAGCTGCCGTTCTGATTCGCCCCGGCGCTTCGGATGGACGCACACAAGCCAGGCCTCGAGCCTGGCTTTTTTGTGCCGTCGATCAGCCCCGCTGTGCAGGCATCCCCTGGTTGGAAAGATCGAACGTCATTGTCCCTTCGGGGTCTGCACCCTATACCGTCCTCTTCCATCCTCGAAACAGGAGTGTCTGTGATGCCGCAAACATTGACCCTCAACCAGCGCGTGGTGCTGGTCTCGCGCCCTCAGGGCGCGCCGGTCCCGGAGAACTTCCGCCTGGAACGGGTGGCCTTGCCGGAGCTGGCCGACGGCCAGGTTCTGCTCAAGACCCTCTACCTGTCCCTGGACCCCTACATGCGTGGACGCATGAGCGACGCGCCGTCCTATGCCGCACCGGTGGAAATCGATGAGGTCATGACCGGTGGCGCGGTGAGTCGGGTCGAGCGCTCGCTGAATCCGAAGTTTCAGGAAGGCGATCTGGTGGTGGGCGCCACCGGCTGGCAGAGCCACTGCATCAGTGATGGCCGCAACCTGATTCCCGTGCCTTCCGGCCTGCCCAGTCCCTCCATGGCCCTGGGCGTGCTGGGCATGCCTGGGATGACGGCTTACATGGGGTTGATGGACATCGGCCAGCCCCAGGCCGGGGAAACGCTGGTGGTGGCCGCGGCCTCCGGCGCCGTGGGCTCGGTGGTGGGGCAGGTGGCCAAGCTCAAGGGGCTGCGGGTGGTAGGTGTGGCGGGTGGCGCCGAGAAATGCCGGTATGTGGTTGAAGAACTGGGCTTCGACGCCTGTGTCGATCACAAGCGTGCGGATTTTGCCGACGAACTGGCCCAGGCTTGCTTCAAGGGGGTGGACATCTATTTCGAGAACGTCGGCGGCCAGGTATTCGATGCGGTAGTCCCCCTGCTCAATCCCCGGGCACGCATTCCCCTGTGCGGGCTGATAGCCCAGTACAACGCCCAGGAGCTGCCACCGGGGCCGGATCGCCTGCCGCTGTTGCAGCGCACCTTGTTGACCAAGCGGGTGCGGATGCAGGGCTTTATCGTTTTCGACGACTACGGCGACCGCCACCCGGAATTCATCAAGGCCATGGCGCCCTGGGTGCGTGAAGGCAAGGTCAAGTTCAAGGAGGACGTGGTGCAGGGCCTGGAGCAGGCCCCTGAAGCCTTCATCGGTCTGTTGGAGGGGCGCAACTTCGGCAAGCTGGTGGTCAAGGTTGCGCCGGACGCGAGCATTTGACGCTATCCCGAGGCGCGGGTATAAACCGCGTCTCGTCGTTTTGTCGGACCTTTGCCCATGAGCTTCAGCCCCCTGATTCGCCAACTGATCGACGCCCTGCGCACTTTGCCGGGCGTGGGTCAGAAAACCGCCCAGCGCATGGCCTTGCAACTGCTCGAGCGTGATCGCAGTGGCGGCTTGCGCCTGGCCCAGGCC
This genomic stretch from Pseudomonas sp. Os17 harbors:
- a CDS encoding YbaB/EbfC family nucleoid-associated protein, translating into MMKGGMAGLMKQAQQMQEKMAKMQEELANAEVTGKAGGDMVTVVMTGRHDIKRVSIDPSLLEGVSEDDREVLEDLFAAAVNDAVRKIESNSQEKMSGMTAGMQLPPGMKLPF
- a CDS encoding NADP-dependent oxidoreductase, whose amino-acid sequence is MPQTLTLNQRVVLVSRPQGAPVPENFRLERVALPELADGQVLLKTLYLSLDPYMRGRMSDAPSYAAPVEIDEVMTGGAVSRVERSLNPKFQEGDLVVGATGWQSHCISDGRNLIPVPSGLPSPSMALGVLGMPGMTAYMGLMDIGQPQAGETLVVAAASGAVGSVVGQVAKLKGLRVVGVAGGAEKCRYVVEELGFDACVDHKRADFADELAQACFKGVDIYFENVGGQVFDAVVPLLNPRARIPLCGLIAQYNAQELPPGPDRLPLLQRTLLTKRVRMQGFIVFDDYGDRHPEFIKAMAPWVREGKVKFKEDVVQGLEQAPEAFIGLLEGRNFGKLVVKVAPDASI
- the dnaX gene encoding DNA polymerase III subunit gamma/tau, translating into MSYQVLARKWRPRSFREMVGQTHVLKALINALDSQRLHHAYLFTGTRGVGKTTIARIIAKCLNCETGITSTPCGTCSVCCEIDEGRFVDLIEIDAASRTKVEDTRELLDNVQYAPSRGRFKVYLIDEVHMLSSHSFNALLKTLEEPPPYVKFILATTDPQKLPATILSRCLQFSLKNMTPERVVEHLSHVLGVENVPFEDDALWLLGRAADGSMRDAMSLTDQAIAFGEGKVMAADVRAMLGTLDHGQVYDVLHALINGDAKALLEAVRHLAEQGPDWNGVLSEILNVLHRVAIAQALPEGVDNGHGDRDRVLALAQALPAEDVQFYYQMGLIGRRDLPLAPDPRGGFEMVLLRMLAFRPADTADAPRQPLKPVGISQATVDSAQAVAAPAPAVPVAAVAPIASAPVAAAAPVPAPAAAPAPVVPEVVQALVVEPEPAVAEEVIDLPWNDPVEPPAEQQAAVEPLLDVVAEQPELTPMPTPAPDSVVPDAPEWVSAPVPEPSVAEVDAATPGIDLDDEPPLDEDYIEPDMDSAYSYLDELASEHAAEPAPEPEPEPAAKPATGLALEWLELFPKLPISGMTGSIAANCTLMAVDGDNWLLHLDPAHSALFNATQQRRLNDALNQYHGRTLNLAIELIKPEQETPAQAASRRRADRQREAEDSIHGDPFIQQMVQEFGALVRHDTIEPVEAPAAQG